TAGTAGTCGCTGTTGCCGTTTTAACCTTTATTATCTGGTCATTGTTCGGCCCCGAACCAAGAATGGCGCTTGCGCTTGTCAATGCCGTTGCAGTGCTGATAATTGCATGTCCCTGCGCCCTTGGGCTTGCAACGCCTATGTCGATAATGGTAGCTACGGGAAAGGGGGCTACGGAGGGGGTGCTTTTCAAAAATGCCGAGGCAATCGAGATTATGAAAAAAGTGGATACCCTTGTGGTGGATAAGACGGGAACACTCACGATAGGCAAACCTAAACTTGCCACAGTGGTTCCGGCGGCAGGATTTGACGAAAATAAAATATTGTTTTTTGCGGCCGGCATCGAAAAGGGAAGCGAACATCCGCTTGCGGCGGCTATCGTTTCCGGGGCAGACGAAAGAGGGATAACGCAGGGAAAAACCGAATCTTTTGAATCATTGACGGGTAAAGGGGTTATAGGCAATATAGAAGGACGCCGCATCGCGCTCGGTAACCATATACTCTTAGACGACCTGAAAATAGACCATAAAAATTTGGACTTAAAAGCCGAGGAAATGAGGCGGGACGGAAAAACAGCAATGTTCGTGGCGGTCGATGAAAAAGCCGCCGGACTTATCGGCGTGGCAGACCCCATAAAAGATACCACTTTTGAGGCAGTTAGACAGCTCCATGAAGAAGGAATCCATATAGTTATGCTTACAGGGGATAACCGCACCACCGCCGAGGCTGTTTCTAAGAAACTTGGCCTCGATGAGGTGATTAGCGAGGTGTTGCCCGATCAGAAGGCTTTGATGGTAAAAAAATTGCAGGATGAGGGAAGAACCGTTGCAATGGCGGGAGACGGGGTAAATGACGCACCTGCCCTCGCACAGGCTCATGTCGGTATAGCCATGGGAACAGGTACCGATGTTGCAATGGAAAGTGCCGGCGTAACTTTAGTTAAAGGCGACTTAAGAGGAATAGTGCGGGCAAGGCGCTTAAGCAGATTAACGATGCGCAACATCAAACAGAACCTTTTTTTTGCTTTTATTTACAATACGGTGGGCATTCCTATCGCCGCAGGCATTCTTTACCCTTTTTTTGGTATTTTACTCAGTCCGGCTATCGCAGCAGCGGCAATGAGCTTTAGTTCGGTATCGGTGGTAAGCAACGCCCTGAGGCTGCGAAGGGTCGCATAGAATGTTCCGCTTTAGCGGTTCAGTTTTTAACTTTCCGGCTTCAGGATATCTTTCATCTCTTTTACATCTCTCACTATTACCTTCCACCACCAGTTAAAAACTTCGACCTTGTCGCTTAATTCATTGACTTTACGCTCAATATATGTTTCATTTTCATTATTCACAAAAAGTTTTTTTACATCTCCGTCATAACTATATATTTCTTCTAAGTAGTCTTTAATATTGTCTATTTCTATCAACAAACTTTGTATAGTATCTTGAAAATCTTCATTTTTTTCCGTTTTATCCATTGTTTTACCTCACCTATATCATTAAATTATGCGCAGCAGCTGAGTTTGCTGACATCTTTGGTAAATGTTTGAGCAGCCAGCTTAAGTCCTTCCGCCATAGTAGGATAAACGCCTATTTCTTCGCCGATTTGCTGAATTGTATAACTATTTTGAATATAAACGCTTGCCTGCTGGATTGTTTCCGACGAGTTGTGCGCTAACATATGAATTCCGATAACCTTGTTTGTTTTTTTATCCGCTATCATCTTTATCAGCCCCTCCGTTTTAAAAATAGCCTGGGCTTTAGGAACGAATTCGACCGGAAAAACAACCTTAATTACATCATAGCCTTCTTTTATAGCCGCTTCCTCCGTTAATCCGACGGAAGATACTTCAGGGTCGGTAAATGTCGTATGCGCAACGGAAGAGTAGTCCGCTTTTATATGTTTGCCGTGAAGCATGTTACCTGCGGCTATCTTGCCGTCATACGCGGCAGTCGTAACTAACCTCATTAAACCGGTAACATCGCCGCAAGCATAAATATCGGGATTCATAGTCTTAAGTTCGCCGTCCACTTTAATAAAACCCTGTTTATAGGTTTCGACGCCGACAGCCTCCAAATTTAAATCTTCGGTATTCCCTACAACGCCGGTTGCCATTAAAAATTCATCGAACTTGACCGTTTTCAGCCCTTCTCCCGTTTCAATTTCGGCATATTTTTTGCCGTCCTCTTTATAAAGGCGTTTTATAGAGGAGTTCAGTAAAAACTCTATTCCTTCGTTTTTTAAGATTTGCAAAAGCGACTCCGAGATTTCGGGCTCTTCATTAAGCAAAATCCTGCCTGAACGCCCTACCACTACCACCTTTGAACCGAATCTTCTAAACATCTGGGCAAATTCAAGCGATACTGCCCTTGTGCCCAATATT
This is a stretch of genomic DNA from Candidatus Acidulodesulfobacterium ferriphilum. It encodes these proteins:
- a CDS encoding copper-translocating P-type ATPase, with the protein product MHPEVSRPAPGFCPICGMALEPAFPPAPKPKTEWVCPMHPQIIRNAPGVCPICGMALEPRSGSLEEEKNAELLNMTRRFWVSLVLTVPLLLVAMSVYVPAISIESLLPPKISEWIELILATPVVLWGGWPFFVRGVNSIKNRSLNMFTLISLGVGVAYLYSLMAALMPQIFPASFRGKGGQVDTYFEAAAFITTLVLLGQMLELKARSKTGAAIKALLGLSPKTARLIKGEKEEDIPLDEVNPGDLLRVRPGEKIPVDGIVTEGTSSVDESMITGESIPVEKHKGDKIIGATLNGTGSLIMKAEKVGADTLLFRIVQMVAEAQRSRAPIQKLADIVAGYFVQIVVAVAVLTFIIWSLFGPEPRMALALVNAVAVLIIACPCALGLATPMSIMVATGKGATEGVLFKNAEAIEIMKKVDTLVVDKTGTLTIGKPKLATVVPAAGFDENKILFFAAGIEKGSEHPLAAAIVSGADERGITQGKTESFESLTGKGVIGNIEGRRIALGNHILLDDLKIDHKNLDLKAEEMRRDGKTAMFVAVDEKAAGLIGVADPIKDTTFEAVRQLHEEGIHIVMLTGDNRTTAEAVSKKLGLDEVISEVLPDQKALMVKKLQDEGRTVAMAGDGVNDAPALAQAHVGIAMGTGTDVAMESAGVTLVKGDLRGIVRARRLSRLTMRNIKQNLFFAFIYNTVGIPIAAGILYPFFGILLSPAIAAAAMSFSSVSVVSNALRLRRVA
- the merA gene encoding mercury(II) reductase; the encoded protein is MKKIKINVEGMTCEHCVTSVNKAINRVKGVIKVDTSLSKKESTILALDDIKVEDIKKNIENAGYTPLSHETAYVSEAEEKKTEADNNSQTGKNHNYDYDLIIIGSGSAAFSSAIKFADEGKKVCVIENWVIGGTCLNRGCVPSKHLLEAARIYYEPLSNKFKGIETKQARIDIKELIKVKTELLNSLREMKYYNVLRGYGNITFIEGRGSFASKNSIEVIPNDKNIDPYKITSDKFIIATGSTNQIIDIKGLGEAGYITNEEILNLNYLPETLLILGTRAVSLEFAQMFRRFGSKVVVVGRSGRILLNEEPEISESLLQILKNEGIEFLLNSSIKRLYKEDGKKYAEIETGEGLKTVKFDEFLMATGVVGNTEDLNLEAVGVETYKQGFIKVDGELKTMNPDIYACGDVTGLMRLVTTAAYDGKIAAGNMLHGKHIKADYSSVAHTTFTDPEVSSVGLTEEAAIKEGYDVIKVVFPVEFVPKAQAIFKTEGLIKMIADKKTNKVIGIHMLAHNSSETIQQASVYIQNSYTIQQIGEEIGVYPTMAEGLKLAAQTFTKDVSKLSCCA